In Acaryochloris marina S15, a single genomic region encodes these proteins:
- a CDS encoding IS1634 family transposase, which translates to MYSPQEIDVQDIDHLGIIAGIVDEIGIVEIVDRLLGTHEQENVSCGQVVKALILNGMGFLSAPLYLFSEFFESKATEHLLGQGVLPEHLNDTRIGRVLDKLYAYGVTQIFIHVAMAVVQKFDVALRCAHLDATSLSVEGQYLDKPQVEASDESPSAPESPSPALAESEEPIPVKITYGYSRDNRRDLKQFVLNLLVSGDGGIPLFLQVGNGNDADKSTFVPIIHEFKQQWSQQQPEVIVADSALYSADNLQALGSTSWISRVPASSTAAQDLLQGLPGSQFHPSALNGYSFVEVCSTYGEIQQRWLVVESKARRDSGLKQVQKRIDQAFSQKTTALKTLCKQTFLCPADALAAAQDFGKILRYHTLDDLKIHKKPHYSKAGRPTKATVVTHYTYSIEATLTLNEPVIERYRRQAGRFILATNLLEQEQWSNDDILREYKNQQACEGGFRFIKDPLFFASSVFLKTPRRIAALAMIMALCLMVYSLGQRQLRNALEQVQTTLPNQKGKQTMKPTLRWILQCFQAVHLVWLDGAKHLIKLNSRQQLILPFLGKGCKKYYLLC; encoded by the coding sequence ATGTATTCACCTCAAGAGATAGACGTTCAGGATATTGACCATCTCGGTATTATTGCCGGTATCGTCGATGAGATCGGCATTGTCGAAATAGTGGATCGATTATTAGGTACTCACGAGCAAGAGAATGTTAGTTGTGGTCAAGTTGTCAAAGCCCTGATTCTAAATGGTATGGGCTTTTTGAGTGCTCCATTGTACTTATTTAGTGAGTTTTTCGAAAGCAAAGCAACCGAGCACTTACTCGGTCAAGGTGTACTGCCAGAGCACCTCAACGATACCCGTATCGGTCGAGTCCTCGACAAGCTCTATGCCTATGGTGTGACCCAGATATTTATCCATGTGGCAATGGCAGTCGTTCAGAAATTCGATGTAGCTCTAAGGTGTGCGCATCTAGATGCGACAAGCCTTAGTGTTGAGGGGCAATACTTAGATAAACCACAGGTTGAGGCGTCAGACGAATCCCCCTCTGCACCTGAGTCCCCCTCCCCTGCACTGGCTGAATCAGAGGAGCCGATACCCGTGAAAATCACCTACGGCTACTCACGGGACAATCGTCGTGATCTCAAGCAGTTTGTATTGAACCTACTGGTGAGTGGGGACGGGGGTATTCCTTTATTTTTACAAGTGGGCAACGGTAATGATGCGGACAAAAGTACGTTTGTGCCTATCATCCATGAATTTAAGCAACAGTGGAGTCAGCAACAGCCAGAGGTGATTGTTGCTGATAGTGCCCTCTACAGTGCCGACAATCTGCAAGCATTAGGAAGTACATCTTGGATTAGCCGAGTTCCAGCAAGTTCAACGGCAGCCCAAGACTTATTACAAGGGCTGCCGGGTTCACAGTTTCACCCCAGTGCTCTCAACGGCTATAGCTTTGTCGAAGTATGTAGTACCTATGGAGAGATTCAACAACGGTGGCTGGTGGTTGAAAGTAAAGCTCGCAGAGACTCTGGACTCAAACAAGTGCAAAAGCGGATTGATCAGGCGTTTAGCCAAAAAACTACTGCACTTAAAACCCTCTGCAAACAGACCTTCTTGTGCCCTGCAGATGCTTTAGCTGCAGCCCAAGATTTTGGCAAAATCCTCAGGTATCACACCCTTGACGATCTCAAAATCCACAAAAAACCTCATTATTCAAAGGCTGGACGACCGACAAAAGCAACGGTTGTGACTCACTACACCTATTCTATTGAGGCTACCTTAACCCTCAATGAGCCAGTCATCGAACGCTATCGGCGGCAAGCAGGTCGTTTCATCTTAGCCACCAATCTCTTGGAACAAGAGCAATGGAGCAATGATGATATTCTGCGCGAGTATAAGAACCAGCAGGCGTGTGAAGGAGGCTTTCGCTTTATCAAAGATCCACTCTTCTTTGCCTCTAGTGTTTTCCTGAAGACACCTCGGCGTATCGCTGCCTTAGCCATGATCATGGCCTTGTGTTTGATGGTCTACAGCTTAGGACAACGACAGTTAAGAAATGCACTAGAACAAGTACAAACAACTCTCCCTAATCAGAAGGGGAAACAAACTATGAAACCTACGTTA